The DNA window ATGTAAATTGTAACCTATAGGCATATTTAGCATGCCATTCTCTCATCTTGACCTTACCTAATTCCTTCTATCCACATTGCAATTGTATCCCTAGATATGGCATCCATGATATGGATGGAAGCGCAGAGAGGATTAATCAAGCTGCTGTAGGAACTCCTGCCGATCATTCAGTTATATTCCTTGCTCATAATGGGCCAACAGGTGTAGTAAATTTATGGGCAAAATCTTTTTTTCACATGGTGCCAAAGAGTTGCTTTATATTAAACTCGCAGGTAATTCACGCAGGCTTAGGTTCCAATATGGATGATATATGCGGAAAAGATTGGATACCTGGAGGTGGTGATCATGGTGACCCTGGTAATTCTGATTCTCTACTACTTGTGTTTTTATGTTTGTTTCTCGCATTCTTAACTCCCCGCTGTCATATTCCCTACACGTATGATATTCCCACGCTGAATTAGTCTGTGATGACAAAAATAGATTTGGCGCATGCAATATCCCAACTAAAAGAGACCACCAAATTGTCAATCAAGCTGGTAGTGTTTGGTCACATGCATAAAGCGCTGGCCTCTGGAAATGGTCTTCGAAAAATGATAGTGGTTGAGGATGACAACATCGTGTACCTCAATGGAGCCGTTGTTCCAAGGGTTAAAACAATTAGCAGCAATGAGCAAGGCGTTGCATTAGGCACTCTACGAGCCTTCACTGTTGCTGACATATCGGACGGGAACTTGGAGAAAATCACCGAAACTTGGGTTTCAGTGATCGGAGATGAGATCAGAGTAGAGGAGGAGCTGGTATTGCTTAGCAAAGGGGCGAGGCTGTAGGTACCGAGAGAGATATCTTGTGACACTATATCAAACTGTAGATCTCTATTCTATCATCTATGACATTGTTCAGTTTATGTGATTTGTGGTATTAAAACAGGAGCTTTGGTTTTGTTGTGTTGTTAATGTACAAAGTTGTCTGCCATTATTAATTCTCTGAAAAAGATAGAAGAGCGAATTCATAGAAACTAGTCAAAAGTAGTTAATAATGTCGAAAAAAGAGAAGCAAGGGGGGTCTGCAGCTGCAACAAATTTAACGAATCATATTATTGATGTGTTTGACTCCTTTATTTACGAAACATTTAGGCCTGTGGGTAGCCCTTTTTGCTTCATTTTCAAGTTCAAGGCATTTCTTTTATTGGTGCATCAACTTCCATGCTACCTTGGCTTTTTCGCAACTTGAGTGTATCCAT is part of the Salvia splendens isolate huo1 chromosome 6, SspV2, whole genome shotgun sequence genome and encodes:
- the LOC121807105 gene encoding uncharacterized protein LOC121807105, coding for MLVLSDSTWLHAPLFRCGISPPQASTFCCCNLPMATSCRIAVVGDVHDDWSFEEDTKALQLLKPDLVLFTGDFGNENVDLVKSISNVDFAKAVILGNHDAWNTQKFSAREKDAVQLQLECLGDEHVGYRRMDFSNLKLSIVGGRPFSCGGRQLFRKKLLTARYGIHDMDGSAERINQAAVGTPADHSVIFLAHNGPTGLGSNMDDICGKDWIPGGGDHGDPDLAHAISQLKETTKLSIKLVVFGHMHKALASGNGLRKMIVVEDDNIVYLNGAVVPRVKTISSNEQGVALGTLRAFTVADISDGNLEKITETWVSVIGDEIRVEEELVLLSKGARL